In Amphiprion ocellaris isolate individual 3 ecotype Okinawa chromosome 3, ASM2253959v1, whole genome shotgun sequence, one genomic interval encodes:
- the otogl gene encoding otogelin-like protein, translating into MNLKWTVKRFLLMSFSVSHLLLLEGAQSRLSVAEGRPQRRANALRRKRDLLGEETYRPLLSEGALSRSILHNYTARDASSEYCGCLNGGWCQEGGVCDCAQFQALGDRCQIIPNQGQDRDGICRSWGQHHYETFDGIYFYFPGTCSYILAQDCHSATPQYTVWVHNSRVCDGSVYSCPRALSLFFPNEEEIHISGYRVHQGGRRLSLPQTVGGVFIERLADYLLVKSVFGFSLAWDGGSGVYLKMSEEHQGAPCGLCGNFNHIAGDDLTTARGIRTDEPAMFANSWAVDLPHERACRSVDLDFNGPCHSESDMDDAIEKCSALLFFPFLSCHENIDPNPFVASCVSDLCVSDDEETFCRALVEYTRACSHVGYPVREWRDSFPSCNDGCEESFVYRDCISCCPPTCTFEKECLGTNLHCLDGCYCPDGLILQNGTCIAVSQCPCVYHGTSYVQGHVLQQGCSICVCMGGVWNCTENNCTAECSVVGDVFVTTFDGRMFLQPGACQYVLAKSRSSSRFTITLQYTTCAEQQVCIQSVTVVLDEDVSRQITLTREGEVILGVNPAPALPYVDDTVEVRKLTSVFTQLRSGIGLRLHYDGRGGRVYVHVDSHWRGQTLGLCGTFNGNLRDDFLSPAGMIEGTPQLHANAWKVSSACVAPVNLPIIDPCEMNQHNVFYASHCEVLLGSVFAPCHGYISPNIYQQQCRYQACRCGSSCLCTALAHYTYLCSKHGVDIHFRSHVSECGVVCLGGMLYHSCVSSCGRSCRALSGTETCNPDDCAEGCGCPDGSYYDDVRQRCVQLSQCHCYSVGGVSQPGEVTFSASGPCLCRNGKMECVPEEKEPDSVEVGECPEGKVYHSCTEQRGGVACAPTCRNLMLNLTCPPNTPCIPGCVCPPGLVLHQGECYYPENCPCAWLGLEYLPGQTVETPCYKCVCHRGYFNCSYSPCPAVCTVYSDRHYHTFDGLEYDYHSDCQVYLLKSAGEPEISIVAQNKDCYESGIVCMKILVIHVGLTKIYFTDNSGNPSPSTVVGRGSEFELWKAGYYTVVHFSSQDLTILWDRKTTVHIRAGPQWKGLLSGLCGNFDSVTVNDMTTSSHMEVNNAQTFGNSWALGQCESDYLVERPCEGDLGRQPYAKRECALLYSDVFAPCHNVVDVAWFYRNCLTDTCNCNRGGDCECLCTSIAAYAHKCCQQGVTIHWRSPSVCPYDCEYYNQELGDGPFSLVSAAYNDTMFGVNRTSSSVFPLVRERPGQLPPPGLLFNFMITAGLQKDRASRVPVVSLESAERPNYFLVVSGRSRLQLEHWSRGAEFSRRATFIQHQGLFLPGHTSFELVGQPGIFLTLTRTAARAQRYDTSEGFKASSSFSLEESTFVIPYRMMCEWRYQPCASPCVHTCSDPDATRCQFLPPVEGCFPRCPKNMVLDEVTRRCVYSEDCVSLPPTPTPFAYVTRSNRTTTTPPTTTTTTTTTTTTTRPTTTTTTATTTTTTTTRATTTSSTTVRPTTTVATTTTPTTPSTTLATERVTTLLITTPPTTIVSTTVTPSTPPETTTLSTTEITPPPTTVPTTTITSATPSTVPTEPSTVPSTSSPPPLAPTTSPSTPTPTTVPTPPSVTSTPPPLTSPTILPPPTTVVTTAPTSTTSAPETTTTTPQPTPADTTVETTTVTDTSTAAETTAAPLPTTVEPTTEPVTTEIVTSPDTSVITEEASTIHPFLLPTTPCTPPYSYRIDECAELICFSGELLLHNSSLHCRYNTTPPQCSLLGLPILINTDPCCPQWQCPCRCTVMSDLRVITFDGNNVALYDNGSYILVNLPRETIIGTVEKCPTSQSVNSIRRTSPTGGTSGLCFKKLNITTSSYRIIINRLDRKVTVNYRPARLPFSRHSLYVEDTGSMYLIHTPGGISIQWYHSTGIMVLQYIAPNNTSVPTRGLCGCCDGNPEDDLKLPNGTVVREVGDMMLFLQAWRVHTTDETEHMRRVGDNCTTGDCSTCLSMLRQRAFTPCHSKVPPEQFCDIMWAGDLHYKDHQCDFLAAYVAVCYTHQVCISWRRHNFCPLRCPPGKEYQPCVSTCTSRTCLNREYYEETTCSFIREECVCRGGTILHRADSPYCVTEDRCVCTDNDGNPRSPGEVWNGSARGCCLYKCMENGSVVAVEPDCNSVPTPLCEREGEYVLDVLEEGACCPKKICECNMTICDSDAPPCDNGNRLVIGYSTMSCCPEYRCECDPMACPPISAPDCREDQFLVEVRGQKSCCYSYLCVCESCIEPIPTCSHGEILAVDLNTTNSCCPQYHCVCDANLCPESSVSCAPGLSLVQTSVPGHCCPQHHCECQCEDSSLPICQVGEVLVELPDSSTNCGCPQHACQKAEVCLFQGVTVLGPGQSLVQYFEGELCYTVQCLHHKDPDSGFYAMEITSVNCSQKCGPHQVYVSSTDPQVCCGSCKNISCTFTNENGTTELFTAGSSWVENCTRYDCMETAVGAVILASGVICPPFNDTECIQNGGVVQSYVDGCCRTCSGVGVLPFTVNPVTPTGSTNCDTGKEDGKTCKRVAIRTTIRKDDCRSNAPVTVYSCDGKCPSATIFNFNINSHARFCKCCRESGLQTRSVTLYCSRNATVVEYNFQEPLDCSCQWN; encoded by the exons ATGAACTTAAAGTGGACAGTGAAACGATTTCTTCTTATGTCGTTTTCAGTCTCCCACTTGCTGTTACTTGAGG GAGCTCAGAGTCGACTTTCAGTGGCGGAAGGAAGACCACAGag aaggGCTAATGCACTTCGGAGGAAACGGGATCTCCTCGGGGAGGAG ACATACAGACCATTGCTGTCAGAAGGTGCTCTGTCACGCAGCATTTTGCACAACTACACAGCCAGAGATGCCTCTTCAG AATATTGCGGATGCCTCAATGGTGGCTGGTGTCAGGAGGGCggtgtgtgtgactgtgctCAGTTCCAGGCACTGGGAGACCGCTGCCAGATCA TACCTAACCAGGGCCAGGATAGAGACGGGATCTGCAGGTCGTGGGGTCAGCACCACTACGAAACCTTTGATGGAATCTACTTCTACTTCCCAGGAACCTGCTCTTACATTCTGGCCCAGGACTGCCATTCAGCCACACCACAGTACACGGTGTGG GTTCATAACAGTAGAGTTTGTGATGGAAGCGTGTATTCATGTCCAAGAGCGCTCAGCCTGTTCTTCCCAAATGAGGAGGAGATCCACATCTCTGGATATCGGGTTCACCAGGGAGGtcgcag GCTAAGTTTGCCTCAGACTGTGGGCGGTGTGTTTATTGAGAGACTGGCCGATTACCTGCTTGTGAAGAGTGTGTTTGGCTTCTCTCTGGCCTGGGATGGAGGCTCGGGTGTTTACCTGAAGATGAGCGAGGAGCACCAGGGTGCCCCGTGTGGGCTGTGTGGGAACTTCAACCACATTGCTGGCGATGACCTCACCACCGCTCGAG GCATTCGGACAGATGAGCCTGCAATGTTTGCTAACAGCTGGGCAGTGGACCTGCCTCATGAGAGAGCCTGTCGCTCAGTAGATCTCGACTTCAATGGGCCCTGCCACTCTGAGTCAGATATGGAT GATGCCATAGAGAAATGCAGTGCACTTCTCTTCTTCCCATTTCTGTCATGCCATGAAAACATCGATCCAAATCCCTTTGTTGCCAGCTGTGTCTCTGACCTCTGTGT TTCTGATGATGAGGAAACGTTTTGTCGAGCCTTGGTTGAGTACACTCGAGCCTGCTCCCACGTTGGATATCCAGTAAGAGAGTGGAGAGACAGCTTCCCCTCTTGTA ATGATGGCTGTGAGGAGAGTTTTGTGTACAGAGACTGTATCAGTTGCTGTCCACCCACCTGTACATTTGAGAAAGAGTGTCTGGGAACCAACCTACATTGCCTGGATGGCTGCTATTGCCCCGATG GTCTTATCCTGCAGAACGGAACATGTATCGCTGTTTCTCAGTGCCCCTGTGTTTATCATGGAACATCATACGTACAAGGACACGTGCTTCAACAGGGCTGCAGTATTTG tgtgtgcATGGGAGGAGTGTGGAACTGCACTGAGAATAACTGCACAG CGGAGTGTTCGGTGGTTGGAGATGTGTTTGTAACAACATTTGACGGCAGGATGTTTCTCCAGCCGGGAGCGTGTCAGTACGTCCTGGCGAAgagccgcagcagcagcagattcacCATAACTCTGCAGTATACCACCTGTGCAGAG CAGCAGGTGTGTATACAGTCAGTGACAGTAGTTTTGGATGAAGACGTGAGTCGTCAGATCACTTTGACAAGAGAGGGGGAGGTGATACTCGGTGTCAACCCAGCCCCTGCTCTGCCCTATGTGGATG atACAGTTGAAGTGCGGAAGCTGACCTCTGTGTTCACACAGCTGAGGTCAGGGATTGGTTTAAGGCTGCATTATGATGGTCGAGGTGGTCGAGTTTATGTGCACGTGGACAGCCACTGGCGCGGACAGACGTTGGGTCTTTGTGGAACTTTCAATGGAAATCTACGAGATGATTTCCT GTCTCCAGCAGGTATGATAGAGGGCACCCCTCAGCTTCATGCCAATGCTTGGAAGGTGTCGTCTGCTTGTGTTGCCCCGGTTAACTTGCCCATTATAGACCCATGTGAGATGAACCAGCACAAtg TATTCTACGCATCCCATTGTGAGGTGCTTCTAGGGAGCGTGTTTGCTCCATGTCACGGCTACATCAGTCCAAACATCTACCAGCAGCAGTGCCGCTATCAGGCCTGTCGCTGTGGGAGCAGCTGTCTGTGCACTGCACTGGCTCATTACACTTATCTGTGCTCCAAACATGGCGTCGACATTCATTTCAGATCACATGTCTCTGAGTGTG GAGTGGTGTGTCTTGGAGGTATGCTGTACCACTCATGCGTGTCGTCCTGTGGCCGGTCCTGTCGTGCGTTGTCTGGCACTGAGACATGTAACCCTGATGACTGCGCCGAGGGGTGTGGCTGTCCAGATGGAAGTTACTATGATGATGTGCGTCAGCGCTGTGTGCAGCT GTCCCAGTGTCACTGTTACTCTGTGGGTGGTGTGTCACAGCCAGGGGAGGTGACCTTCAGTGCCTCTGGCCCCTG CCTCTGCAGAAATGGGAAGATGGAGTGTGTGCCAGAGGAAAAAG AGCCGGATAGTGTAGAGGTCGGGGAGTGTCCGGAGGGGAAAGTGTACCACAGCTGCactgagcagagaggaggagtggCCTGTGCACCAACCTGCCGTAACCTGATGTTGAACCTTACCTGCCCACCCAACACACCGTGCATCCCTGGCTGTGTCTGCCCTCCTGG GCTGGTGCTGCACCAGGGGGAGTGCTACTATCCAGAGAATTGTCCTTGTGCCTGGCTGGGACTTGAATACCTGCCTGGACAAACTGTGGAAACACCATGCTACAAGTG TGTGTGTCACCGTGGCTACTTTAACTGCAGCTACTCTCCATGTCCAGCTGTGTGTACCGTTTACAGCGACAGACACTACCACACCTTTGATGGCCTTGAGTATGACTATCACTCTGACTGTCAGGTTTACCTGCTGAAA AGTGCAGGAGAGCCTGAGATATCCATTGTTGCCCAAAACAAAGACTGCTATGAGAGCGGCATTGTGTGCATGAAAATACTGGTCATTCACGTGGGACTTACCAAGATCTACTTCACTGACAACTCTGGCAACCCT AGCCCTTCCACTGTTGTGGGTCGAGGGTCAGAGTTTGAGCTGTGGAAAGCAGGCTACTACACCGTAGTTCACTTCTCCAGTCAGGATCTGACTATCCTCTGGGACCGCAAGACGACTGTACACATCCGAGCTGGGCCTCAGTGGAAG GGCCTTCTCAGTGGGCTTTGTGGAAATTTTGACAGCGTGACAGTGAATGATATGACCACGTCCAGCCACATGGAAGTCAATAATGCACAGACCTTTGGAAATAGCTGGGCACTGGGACAG tgcgAAAGTGACTATCTAGTTGAGCGACCGTGTGAAGGGGACTTAGGAAGACAGCCGTACGCCAAAAGGGAGTGTGCTCTCCTCTACAGCGATGTCTTTGCACCTTGTCACAACGTG GTCGATGTGGCCTGGTTCTATAGGAACTGCCTGACAGACACTTGCAACTGTAACCGTGGGGGAGACTGCGAGTGTCTCTGTACGTCCATCGCTGCGTATGCACACAAATGCTGTCAACAGGGGGTCACAATTCACTGGAGATCACCCTCTGTCTGCC CCTATGATTGTGAATACTATAATCAAG AGCTCGGCGATGGCCCATTTTCCTTGGTGAGTGCTGCCTATAATGACACCATGTTTGGAGTGAATCGCAccagcagctcagtgtttcctctagtaCGAGAGAGACCAGGGCAGTTGCCTCCTCCAGGCCTACTGTTCAACTTCATGATCACTGCAGGGCTGCAGAAAGACAGGGCGTCAC GTGTTCCTGTGGTGTCACTGGAGTCTGCGGAGAGACCAAATTATTTCCTCGTCGTGTCTGGGCGCAGCCGTCTTCAGTTGGAGCATTGGAGTCGAGGGGCGGAGTTCAGCCGCAGGGCAACCTTCATCCAGCACCAAGGGCTGTTTCTGCCAGGTCACACCTCTTTTGAGCTTGTCGGCCAACCTGGAATCTTTCTGACATTGACACGCACTGCTGCACGAGCGCAGAGATACGACACCTCAGAGGGCTTCAaagccagcagcagcttctcacTGGAAG AGAGCACTTTTGTTATTCCTTACCGAATGATGTGTGAGTGGCGGTACCAGCCCTGTGCAAGCCCTTGTGTCCACACATGTAGTGACCCCGATGCTACACGCTGCCAGTTCCTGCCCCC CGTGGAGGGCTGCTTCCCACGTTGTCCCAAGAACATGGTCCTTGATGAAGTCACTAGAAGATGTGTTTACTCAGAGGACT GTGTATCTCTTCCACCAACTCCCACACCCTTTGCATATGTGACGCGGTCCAACAGAACTACAACAACACCAccaacaactacaacaacaacaacgactactaccactactacaaGGCCGACAACTACAACCACTACCGCCACCACaaccactaccaccaccactAGAGCAACAACTACCTCGTCCACTACTGTCAGGCCCACAACAACTGTAGCCACCACTACCACTCCTACTACTCCCAGTACAACGTTAGCCACTGAGCGTGTTACCACTCTGCTCATAACGACTCCTCCCACCACTATTGTTTCTACCACTGTCACTCCCTCAACACCACCAGAGACAACCACTCTCAGCACAACAGAAATTACCCCACCTCCAACCACGGTACCCACTACAACAATCACCTCAGCAACACCCTCCACTGTACCCACTGAGCCCAGTACAGTCCCCTCCActtcctctcctccacctcttGCTCCCACCACCTCACCTTCCACTCCAACTCCTACCACTGTTCCCACACCACCCTCAGTAACTTCCACCCCACCTCCTCTAACGTCCCCCACCATACTGCCACCACCCACCACAGTCGTCACAACTGCCCCCACTTCCACCACTTCTGCACCTGAGACCACCACAACCACCCCTCAACCTACCCCTGCAGATACGACCGTAGAGACCACCACCGTAACAGACACTTCAACGGCAGCTGAGACAACAGCAGCACCCCTTCCAACGACTGTCGAACCCACTACTGAGCCCGTAACTACAGAAATAGTCACAAGTCCGGACACCTCTGTCATAACAGAGGAAGCATCAACTATACATCCTTTCCTCTTGCCCACTACTCCCTGCACA CCCCCGTACTCCTATCGTATTGATGAGTGTGCTGAGCTGATCTGTTTCAGTGGAGAGCTGCTGCTCCACAACTCGTCTCTCCACTGTCGCTACAACACCACCCCACCGCAGTGCAGTCTGCTCGGCCTGCCGATCCTCATCAACACAGACCCCTGCTGTCCACAGTGGCAGTGCCCAT GTCGCTGCACTGTGATGTCAGACTTGCGTGTGATCACATTTGATGGTAATAATGTGGCCTTGTATGACAACGGCTCTTACATCTTGGTTAACCTGCCCAGAGAGACTATTATaggcactgtggagaaatgtccAACTAGTCAG aGTGTAAACTCCATTAGGCGAACC AGTCCTACAGGTGGAACATCTGGCCTTTGTTTTAAGAAGCTGAATATTACTACCTCCTCCTACAGAATCATTATCAACCGACTTGATCGCAAG GTGACAGTAAACTACAGACCGGCTAGACTTCCATTCTCACGCCACTCCCTTTATGTGGAAGACACAGGCAGCATGTATCTGATCCACACACCTGGCGGGATAAGCATACAGTGGTATCATAGCACAGGCATCATGGTGCTGCAGTATATTGCTCCCAATAATACATCTGTGCCCACTCGAGGTCTGTGTG GTTGTTGTGATGGGAATCCAGAAGATGACCTGAAGCTGCCCAATGGCACCGTGGTCAGAGAGGTGGGAGACATGATGCTCTTCCTGCAGGCGTGGAGGGTCCACACCACTGATGAGACCGAACACATGCGCAGGGTTGGAGACAACTGCACCACCGGGGACtgctccacctgtctgtctatgCTCCGCCAAAGAGCTTTCACACCATGCCACAGCAAG gtgcCTCCGGAACAGTTCTGCGACATTATGTGGGCCGGGGATCTGCACTACAAAGATCACCAATGTGACTTTCTGGCTGCCTACGTGGCGGTCTGCTACACACATCAAGTCTGCATCAGCTGGAGAAGACACAACTTCTGCC CTTTGCGATGTCCCCCTGGAAAGGAGTATCAGCCATGTGTGAGCACCTGCACCAGCCGCACCTGTCTGAACAGAGAGTACTATGAGGAGACCACCTGCTCCTTCATCagggaggagtgtgtgtgtcgtGGTGGAACCATCCTGCACCGTGCTGACTCCCCGTACTGTGTAACTGAGGACCGCTGCG TGTGTACGGATAATGACGGTAACCCCCGTTCGCCGGGAGAGGTGTGGAATGGCTCTGCTCGAGGCTGCTGTTTGTACAAGTGTATGGAGAATGGCTCTGTGGTGGCTGTCGAGCCAGACTGCAACTCTGTCCCTACACCACtatgtgagagagagggagagtatGTGCTGGATGTGCTGGAAGAAGGAGCTTGCTGCCCAAAGAAAATCTGTG AGTGCAACATGACCATTTGTGACAGTGACGCTCCACCTTGTGATAATGGGAACAGGCTGGTGATTGGTTACAGCACCATGTCCTGCTGCCCAGAGTACCGATGTG AGTGTGACCCCATGGCATGCCCTCCCATTTCTGCTCCTGACTGCAGGGAAGATCAGTTCCTTGTTGAGGTCAGGGGACAAAAATCCTGCTGCTACTCTTATCTGTGTG TCTGTGAGTCATGTATTGAGCCCATTCCAACTTGCTCGCATGGAGAAATTTTGGCTGTGGATCTAAACACCACCAACAGCTGTTGTCCGCAGTACCATTGTG TGTGCGATGCCAATCTGTGCCCTGAATCATCTGTGAGCTGTGCACCTGGTCTGTCTTTGGTTCAAACGTCTGTCCCCGGGCATTGCTGTCCTCAGCATCACTGTG AATGCCAATGTGAGGACAGCTCTCTTCCCATCTGTCAGGTG GGGGAGGTGCTGGTTGAGCTTCCGGACAGCAGTACCAACTGTGGCTGTCCTCAGCATGCATGCC AGAAGGCAGAGGTGTGTCTATTCCAAGGGGTGACAGTGCTGGGCCCGGGCCAGTCTCTGGTTCAGTACTTTGAAGGAGAACTGTGCTACACTGTCCAATGCCTGCATCACAAAGATCCAGACTCTGGCTTCTATGCAATGGAAATCACGTCTGTCAACTGCTCCCAGAAATGTGGACCA CACCAGGTTTATGTATCTTCCACGGACCCTCAGGTGTGCTGCGGCTCCTGTAAAAATATCTCCTGCACTTTCACCAATGAAAACGGGACAACAGAGCTTTTCACC GCAGGGAGTTCCTGGGTGGAGAACTGCACACGTTATGACTGTATGGAAACAGCGGTGGGAGCAGTGATACTTGCCTCTGGGGTGATTTGCCCACCTTTCAATGATACAGAATGCATTCAG AATGGTGGTGTAGTTCAGAGCTATGTGGACGGTTGCTGCAGGACAT GTTCTGGAGTGGGTGTTTTACCATTTACAGTTAATCCTGTAACGCCCACTGGTAGTACTAACTGTGACACAG GTAAAGAGGATGGCAAGACATGTAAGCGTGTGGCCATTCGGACTACCATTAGAAAAGATGACTGCAGGAGCAATGCACCG gTTACGGTGTATTCTTGCGATGGCAAATGTCCATCTGCCACCATATTCAACTTCAACATCAACAGTCATGCCAGGTTCTGTAAGTGCTGCCGTGAGAGCGGACTACAAACCCGCTCCGTCACACTGTACTGCTCTCGCAACGCCACAGTTGTGGAGTACAACTTCCAAGAGCCTCTGGACTGTTCCTGCCAATGGAACTAA